The Thermoclostridium stercorarium subsp. stercorarium DSM 8532 genome contains a region encoding:
- the aspS gene encoding aspartate--tRNA ligase: MSEIYRTRTMNQITEEDIGSVIKIAGWVENIRDHGGVSFIDLRDMYGVMQVVFRNMELPKGIRKEECLSIEGVVEKRDEETYNPKIPTGTIELVAQKVTVLGRVYKELPFEISASKEIREEVRLKYRYLDLRNRKVKENILFRAQVINFLRQKMTEMGFVEIQTPILSASSPEGARDYIVPSRKHKGKFYALPQAPQIYKQLLMVSGFDRYFQIAPCFRDEDARADRSPGEFYQLDFEMSFATQEDVFRVGEEILTATFKKFAPEGYEITEAPFPVFSYKQAMLEFGTDKPDLRNPLRIIDVTDFFQKCAFKPFRNKTVRAIKVHAEMSKGFHEKLLDYALSIGMGGLGYLEVQEDMTYKGPIDKYIPEEIKGELAQIAGLIPGDVIFFIADREKLACKYAGLIRDELGKRLDLCEKKAYRFCYVNDFPMYEIDEETGKIKFTHNPFSMPQGGLEALITKDPLDILAYQYDIVCNGVELSSGAVRNHDLDIMVKAFEIAGYDEEILKKKFGALYNAFQYGAPPHAGMAPGIERMIMLLRNEENIREVMAFPMNSNAQDLLCGAPGEVTEQQLREVHIKIRN, translated from the coding sequence ATGTCAGAGATTTATCGTACAAGGACAATGAATCAAATCACCGAAGAAGATATAGGCTCCGTCATTAAAATTGCCGGCTGGGTGGAGAACATCCGGGACCACGGCGGCGTATCTTTTATTGACCTCAGGGACATGTACGGCGTCATGCAGGTTGTATTCAGAAACATGGAACTTCCAAAAGGTATCAGAAAAGAGGAATGCTTATCAATTGAAGGTGTGGTGGAAAAACGGGATGAAGAAACGTACAATCCCAAGATTCCCACCGGTACGATTGAGCTCGTGGCACAAAAGGTCACGGTTTTGGGCAGGGTTTATAAGGAGCTGCCGTTTGAAATTTCCGCGTCGAAAGAAATACGTGAGGAAGTGCGCTTAAAATACCGTTATCTTGATTTAAGAAACCGGAAGGTAAAGGAAAATATTCTGTTCCGTGCCCAGGTTATCAACTTTTTGAGGCAGAAGATGACCGAGATGGGCTTTGTTGAAATCCAGACGCCGATTCTGTCGGCATCCTCTCCCGAAGGAGCAAGGGATTATATCGTTCCGTCAAGAAAACATAAAGGGAAATTCTATGCACTGCCACAGGCACCCCAGATATATAAGCAGTTATTAATGGTCTCAGGATTTGACAGATATTTCCAGATCGCCCCCTGTTTCCGTGACGAGGATGCGCGGGCTGACCGCTCTCCGGGCGAGTTCTATCAGCTTGATTTTGAAATGAGCTTTGCCACCCAGGAGGATGTTTTCCGCGTGGGTGAGGAGATACTGACTGCGACATTTAAGAAGTTCGCTCCTGAAGGTTATGAAATCACCGAGGCACCGTTCCCAGTGTTCAGCTACAAGCAGGCCATGCTGGAGTTTGGTACGGATAAACCGGACCTGCGCAATCCTCTGCGTATCATTGATGTGACTGATTTTTTCCAGAAATGCGCATTTAAACCCTTCCGGAATAAGACGGTCAGGGCCATCAAGGTTCATGCCGAGATGTCCAAGGGTTTCCATGAAAAATTGCTGGATTATGCACTGTCCATCGGCATGGGCGGGCTTGGCTACCTTGAGGTCCAGGAGGACATGACCTATAAAGGTCCCATTGACAAATACATCCCCGAAGAAATAAAAGGGGAGCTGGCGCAGATTGCCGGCCTTATTCCGGGCGATGTAATATTCTTTATTGCTGACAGGGAAAAACTTGCCTGCAAATACGCGGGGCTAATCCGCGATGAGCTGGGCAAGCGCCTTGACCTCTGTGAGAAGAAGGCTTACCGCTTTTGCTATGTCAATGATTTTCCGATGTATGAAATAGATGAAGAAACCGGAAAAATAAAATTTACCCATAACCCCTTCTCCATGCCGCAGGGTGGGCTGGAGGCGCTTATTACCAAGGATCCTCTGGATATTCTGGCTTACCAGTATGATATCGTCTGCAACGGTGTTGAGCTCTCTTCAGGCGCAGTCCGTAACCATGACCTGGATATCATGGTAAAGGCCTTTGAGATTGCTGGTTACGATGAGGAGATTCTGAAAAAGAAGTTCGGAGCGCTCTATAATGCATTCCAGTACGGAGCGCCGCCCCATGCCGGTATGGCGCCGGGAATTGAACGGATGATCATGCTCCTCAGGAATGAGGAAAACATCCGCGAGGTCATGGCGTTCCCCATGAACAGCAACGCACAGGATCTGTTGTGCGGCGCACCCGGCGAAGTAACCGAACAGCAGCTGCGTGAAGTGCATATAAAAATCAGGAATTAA
- a CDS encoding BlaI/MecI/CopY family transcriptional regulator: MAVPEVFESEYRFCLILWKNEPTSRTKLAKLCNEELGWSRTTTYTVIKQLSDRGCCQKRRLHRFFPRQ, translated from the coding sequence ATGGCTGTACCCGAAGTATTTGAAAGTGAATACCGCTTTTGCCTGATACTCTGGAAAAATGAGCCCACTTCCCGTACAAAGCTCGCCAAGCTCTGCAACGAAGAACTGGGCTGGAGCAGAACGACGACCTACACTGTCATCAAGCAGCTGAGCGACCGGGGGTGTTGTCAAAAACGAAGGCTCCATCGTTTCTTCCCTCGTCAGTAA
- a CDS encoding flavin reductase, with protein sequence MACIGGEKLTKDLIRANKVFSANLVSESMLHLADYLGNTEGYKKEKMNIPIEVERGAVLNVPVLKSSPWVFELEVKRSVLLNVSEVFLCKIRNTLVEEELKDNAISAEERLRMAAPVMWIGEGQYYTLNYTALGKTGDWKDLFSKKR encoded by the coding sequence ATGGCTTGTATCGGTGGTGAAAAATTAACGAAAGATCTTATCCGGGCAAACAAAGTGTTTTCTGCTAACCTTGTCAGCGAATCCATGCTTCATCTTGCAGACTATTTAGGTAATACAGAAGGATATAAGAAGGAAAAAATGAATATTCCAATTGAAGTCGAACGTGGTGCGGTATTGAATGTTCCGGTATTAAAGAGCAGTCCGTGGGTATTTGAGCTTGAAGTTAAGCGTTCCGTACTGCTGAATGTAAGCGAGGTTTTTCTGTGTAAAATCCGCAATACATTAGTTGAAGAAGAGCTTAAAGATAATGCAATAAGTGCAGAGGAACGGTTACGTATGGCTGCGCCTGTAATGTGGATCGGAGAGGGACAATATTATACACTAAATTATACAGCTTTGGGCAAAACCGGAGATTGGAAAGACTTATTCAGTAAAAAGCGATAG
- a CDS encoding SF0329 family protein: protein MKHYKSWSGLKKQLTELLCEPLKYRITYFLTRYHKVHNSYGRASIRLDGKELVIFSWTAAYKQEHDVYNRWKETGEWDYNAPELKRKWNQEATLSDYDFLKAATDFLQLSIEEALESENYLIRVFAIMDKRVGKRTLEAISESEEYKSYPSWVRQFYELRLGISLCR from the coding sequence ATGAAGCACTATAAGTCATGGTCGGGTTTGAAAAAGCAACTGACAGAGCTTCTTTGCGAGCCGCTGAAATATAGAATTACTTATTTTCTGACACGATATCACAAAGTCCATAATTCTTATGGGCGTGCATCAATCCGGCTTGATGGAAAGGAATTGGTTATATTTTCCTGGACGGCAGCGTACAAGCAGGAACATGATGTTTATAATCGCTGGAAAGAAACCGGTGAATGGGATTATAATGCGCCGGAACTTAAGAGAAAATGGAATCAGGAAGCAACTCTTTCTGATTATGATTTTCTCAAGGCAGCAACAGATTTTCTGCAACTTTCCATTGAGGAAGCGCTTGAAAGTGAAAATTACCTAATTCGTGTATTCGCTATTATGGATAAGCGAGTAGGGAAACGGACATTGGAAGCAATTAGCGAATCAGAGGAATATAAATCTTATCCCTCGTGGGTCAGACAATTTTACGAGCTGAGGCTGGGGATTAGCTTGTGCCGCTAA
- a CDS encoding MarR family transcriptional regulator has product MSRIQHLSRRVFEKLLKESGVDIFNGAQGRILYVLWEHGQLTITEISRLTSLAKTTLTSMLDRMEAGGLIERIPDKKNRRQIFISVTEKAKQYREKYDLISDKMNKIFYDGFTEDEIISFENQLRRIIKNLEKEGV; this is encoded by the coding sequence TTGTCCAGAATTCAGCATCTTAGCAGACGAGTGTTTGAAAAACTGTTGAAAGAAAGTGGCGTCGACATTTTTAATGGTGCGCAGGGCCGCATACTTTATGTCCTGTGGGAGCATGGACAGTTAACAATAACAGAGATCAGTAGGTTAACTTCATTGGCTAAAACGACACTTACCAGTATGCTCGACCGCATGGAAGCGGGGGGGTTGATAGAAAGAATACCCGACAAAAAAAACCGCAGGCAGATATTTATATCGGTGACGGAAAAAGCAAAACAATACCGTGAAAAATATGACTTGATATCGGATAAAATGAACAAAATATTTTATGATGGTTTCACGGAAGATGAAATCATCAGTTTTGAGAACCAACTCAGACGAATCATCAAAAATCTTGAAAAGGAAGGAGTATAA